Proteins from a genomic interval of Flammeovirgaceae bacterium SG7u.111:
- a CDS encoding family 10 glycosylhydrolase, which produces MQKRIRKAALIFIVLLSGIIITQFVYYSNLAAQVPPPKREFRAIWITTLNNMDWPSRKGMSVEQQKEEFINILDRCQKTNLNAVIVQIRPAADAFYMSKYEPWSEWLGGKQGKPAESGYDPLSFMLEETHKRNMEFHAWINPLRAVYNTRFSNVHKSHISNTRPEWMLQYGTMKVFNPGLPEVRKYLVNIVADIVERYDIDGIHFDDYFYPFPQANLKLDDKATYRKYKGGFKNIKDWRRNNIDLLIKDTHRAIKSLKPYVKFGVSPAGVWRNIYDSPQGSNTRGGITSYDHLHADVRGWLQKGWVDYLVPQVYFSTQLKAVNYRTLVRWWNRNSFDRHVYIGHAAFKVYWDYDKTWYNRSEIPLQLRYNRSLENISGSVYFRAESFMRNRGHFRDSLELSFYQKPALIPSMPWIDNTPPLSPREATVSMSPKGISIHWKNPGPADDGQSPSYYVIYKMAKTGENYSIEDAKNIFQILPASDTSFLDKTVKDLKQYDYLITSVDRLHNESIPAIPIRTSTLVMGKWPYEDVLFMYNHYQKGMKNYFGWLISL; this is translated from the coding sequence ATGCAAAAACGAATTAGAAAAGCAGCCCTTATTTTTATAGTTTTATTATCGGGGATCATCATCACCCAGTTTGTGTATTACAGCAACCTTGCGGCACAAGTACCTCCTCCCAAGCGAGAGTTTCGAGCTATTTGGATCACCACCCTTAACAATATGGATTGGCCTTCTCGCAAGGGCATGTCCGTAGAGCAGCAAAAAGAAGAATTCATTAATATTTTGGACAGGTGCCAAAAGACAAACTTGAATGCGGTGATTGTCCAAATAAGACCTGCTGCCGATGCTTTCTACATGAGTAAATATGAACCGTGGTCGGAATGGCTAGGAGGAAAACAGGGCAAGCCCGCCGAATCGGGTTACGACCCCCTGTCGTTCATGCTGGAAGAAACCCATAAGCGGAATATGGAATTCCATGCTTGGATAAATCCCTTAAGAGCTGTTTATAACACTCGGTTTTCCAATGTTCACAAGTCTCATATCTCCAACACCCGCCCCGAATGGATGCTCCAATACGGCACAATGAAAGTCTTTAACCCAGGGCTGCCCGAAGTAAGAAAGTACTTGGTAAACATAGTGGCAGACATTGTGGAGAGATATGATATAGATGGCATCCACTTCGACGATTACTTTTATCCTTTTCCGCAGGCTAACCTCAAACTAGATGACAAAGCCACTTACAGGAAGTACAAAGGTGGGTTCAAAAACATAAAAGACTGGCGGAGAAACAACATTGACCTGCTGATAAAAGATACGCATCGAGCCATTAAATCCTTAAAACCTTATGTGAAATTTGGGGTAAGCCCCGCTGGAGTATGGCGAAATATCTATGATAGCCCACAAGGCTCTAACACACGCGGCGGAATCACAAGCTACGACCATCTTCATGCTGATGTGAGAGGCTGGTTGCAGAAAGGCTGGGTAGATTACCTTGTTCCCCAAGTATATTTTAGCACGCAGCTGAAAGCTGTGAATTACCGTACGCTGGTTCGGTGGTGGAACAGAAACAGCTTCGACCGCCATGTGTATATAGGCCATGCCGCTTTTAAGGTGTACTGGGACTACGATAAAACTTGGTACAATAGATCGGAAATCCCGCTCCAGCTACGGTACAACAGGTCTTTGGAAAATATTTCGGGAAGTGTGTACTTTAGGGCAGAAAGCTTTATGCGAAACCGCGGGCATTTTAGAGATTCGCTTGAATTGTCCTTCTACCAAAAGCCTGCCCTTATACCCTCTATGCCTTGGATAGACAATACCCCGCCGCTCAGCCCTCGGGAAGCTACAGTTTCTATGAGCCCAAAAGGAATTTCCATTCATTGGAAAAACCCTGGCCCTGCCGATGATGGCCAAAGCCCTAGCTATTATGTTATTTATAAAATGGCAAAAACAGGGGAGAATTATTCGATAGAAGATGCTAAAAATATATTCCAAATATTACCTGCTTCAGATACTTCTTTTTTAGATAAAACAGTAAAAGACTTGAAGCAGTACGATTACCTAATTACCTCGGTAGATCGACTCCATAACGAAAGCATTCCTGCAATCCCAATCAGAACAAGTACGCTAGTAATGGGAAAATGGCCTTATGAGGATGTGCTGTTTATGTACAACCATTACCAAAAAGGAATGAAAAACTACTTTGGATGGCTCATTAGCCTCTAA
- a CDS encoding NfeD family protein: protein MKLFQVFGFILLAMLGAMKAQAQQKVFVMEIRAEIDPRMNRYVELALTEAEDIEADYVVVDMNTYGGAVNDADDIRTMFLEFETPVFVFINNNAASAGALISISCDSIYMEQGANIGAATVVMGGDGSQAPDKYQSYMRSIMRSTAESKGRDPKIAEAMVDEDLVVDSISEGGKVISFTASEAMKYGFCEGIVNSVEEVLALNGVEDYELIRYEVSATEKVISFALNPFISGVLILVIIGGIYYELQTPGVGFPIAAAVVASLLYFIPYYLNGLAENWEIVLFVVGILLIAAEIFVIPGFGVAGISGIILTVGSLVLVMVNNDFFDFTFVPSGNLASALATAMGGMFGSIVLLVVGLQRISKSKNMKDIVLYSSLEKDAGYTSKFVEDDLVGLTGLAYTVLRPSGKIKINDQVYDASTRGDFIEKGEEIIVVSDEGSSLKVKKYEKGELGF, encoded by the coding sequence ATGAAATTATTTCAAGTCTTTGGATTCATTTTGTTGGCAATGCTGGGTGCAATGAAAGCTCAGGCTCAGCAAAAAGTATTTGTGATGGAAATTAGGGCTGAAATAGACCCTAGGATGAACAGGTATGTGGAATTGGCGCTTACCGAGGCGGAGGATATCGAAGCTGATTATGTGGTGGTGGATATGAATACTTATGGCGGAGCGGTAAACGATGCGGATGATATCCGAACGATGTTTTTGGAGTTTGAAACGCCTGTTTTTGTATTTATAAATAATAATGCTGCTTCGGCAGGTGCGCTTATCTCGATTTCCTGCGACAGTATTTATATGGAGCAAGGGGCAAATATTGGGGCGGCTACGGTGGTGATGGGAGGCGATGGTTCGCAAGCTCCTGATAAATACCAATCGTATATGCGCTCTATCATGCGCTCCACTGCGGAGTCGAAAGGGCGTGACCCTAAAATAGCCGAGGCCATGGTAGATGAAGACTTGGTGGTAGACAGTATTTCGGAAGGTGGAAAAGTGATTTCGTTTACAGCATCTGAGGCCATGAAATATGGTTTTTGTGAGGGAATAGTCAACTCGGTGGAAGAGGTGCTTGCACTAAATGGAGTTGAAGATTATGAATTAATACGGTATGAAGTTTCTGCCACTGAAAAGGTTATTTCTTTTGCCCTGAATCCGTTTATCAGTGGGGTTTTGATCTTGGTGATCATTGGCGGGATCTATTATGAGCTGCAAACTCCCGGAGTTGGGTTTCCTATAGCTGCGGCTGTAGTGGCTTCTCTGCTTTATTTTATTCCTTATTACCTAAACGGACTGGCTGAAAATTGGGAAATAGTGCTGTTTGTGGTGGGGATATTACTTATAGCCGCAGAAATTTTTGTGATTCCGGGCTTTGGGGTTGCTGGTATTTCGGGAATCATACTTACGGTAGGTTCGCTTGTGCTGGTGATGGTCAATAATGACTTTTTCGACTTTACCTTTGTGCCCTCAGGAAACTTAGCTAGTGCCCTGGCGACGGCTATGGGGGGAATGTTTGGTTCTATCGTACTGCTAGTTGTAGGTTTGCAGCGGATAAGTAAATCTAAAAACATGAAAGATATTGTGCTTTATAGCTCCCTAGAAAAGGATGCTGGGTACACATCGAAGTTTGTAGAAGATGATTTGGTGGGGTTAACGGGGCTTGCTTATACCGTGCTTCGACCAAGTGGTAAAATAAAGATCAATGACCAAGTGTACGATGCTTCCACACGTGGAGATTTTATTGAGAAAGGAGAAGAAATAATAGTAGTTTCGGATGAAGGCTCTTCTTTAAAAGTTAAAAAATATGAAAAGGGTGAGCTAGGATTTTAA
- a CDS encoding CsgG/HfaB family protein — translation MKRAALIVFSILFMFNVQAQEVKETVGIFPFTSSQYNYWSRYRNYANGLSEVVVDAMVNSQRFTVVDRTNFDDVLKEGDLQKGEDFIEGLVVAQGKKLGAQYAITGTIISASADKASTSKIPVSLPGVSRNVSSYFGSINFTIKIIDVETGQIKASETLKSVSAANFVVNTPEDAISNAVTNSDDEILKFINKHFKIRAVVQKVRLEKKGEAKEIVIEGGTAKGFKKGQMFEIKEISIVQLSNGKEVEQVETVGEVKIISVDNEYFSTCKVYKGGDMIKSKIDKGVVLYAMPEVD, via the coding sequence ATGAAAAGAGCTGCACTTATCGTTTTCAGTATCTTATTTATGTTCAATGTACAGGCACAAGAGGTGAAAGAAACTGTTGGCATATTTCCATTTACTTCTTCACAGTACAACTATTGGTCTCGCTACAGGAATTATGCTAATGGCCTGTCGGAAGTAGTGGTTGATGCTATGGTCAACTCCCAAAGGTTTACTGTGGTAGACCGGACCAATTTCGATGACGTATTGAAAGAAGGGGATTTACAAAAAGGAGAAGATTTTATAGAAGGCCTAGTGGTTGCCCAAGGCAAAAAACTTGGTGCTCAATATGCCATTACAGGGACTATCATAAGTGCTTCGGCAGATAAAGCTTCAACAAGTAAGATTCCAGTCTCGCTTCCAGGGGTTTCCAGAAATGTTTCAAGCTATTTTGGGTCGATCAACTTTACTATCAAGATAATAGATGTGGAAACAGGTCAAATCAAAGCTTCTGAGACACTCAAAAGCGTAAGTGCCGCAAATTTTGTGGTGAACACCCCAGAAGATGCGATATCCAATGCTGTCACTAATTCAGATGATGAAATTTTGAAGTTTATTAATAAGCATTTTAAAATACGTGCCGTAGTTCAAAAAGTCCGATTAGAAAAAAAAGGTGAAGCCAAAGAAATTGTGATAGAAGGGGGAACTGCAAAAGGCTTTAAGAAAGGCCAAATGTTTGAAATAAAGGAAATTTCTATAGTGCAGTTGAGTAACGGAAAGGAAGTAGAACAAGTGGAGACGGTAGGTGAGGTAAAGATAATCTCGGTTGATAATGAATACTTTTCTACCTGTAAAGTCTATAAAGGAGGCGATATGATCAAGAGTAAAATAGATAAAGGAGTCGTGCTGTATGCAATGCCTGAAGTAGACTAG
- a CDS encoding Tex family protein: MDKNILLIAQELKISDKQVAATLELLDGGATVPFISRYRKEVTGSLDEVAVAAIRDRALQLREMDKRKATILKTIESQGKLTDELQAKIESAETMTELEDIYLPYKPKRRTRATIAREKGLEPLAKVIFEQAKNDPASEAEKYISEEKEVANTEEALAGARDIIAEWVNEDQEARKKVRHLFEKQAVVSSKVIPGKEEEGQKYKDYFDWSEPLHNIPSHRLLAMRRAERELIISFDCTPEEERAQEILEKQFVTSSNENGQQVQLAIKDCYKRLLKPSMETEIRLASKQKADVEAINVFAENLRQLLMAAPLGEKATLALDPGFRTGCKVVCLDKQGKLVHHEAIYPNEPQKKVAQSGAIIKHLVEKFNIEAIAIGNGTASRETESFVKSLGLPSSIIILMVNESGASIYSASETAREEFPDQDVTVRGSVSIGRRLMDPLAELVKIDPKSIGVGQYQHDVDQNELKKSLDDVVLSCVNGVGVEVNTASKELLTYVSGVGASIAKNIVKYREENGPFTKRSELKKVARLGDKVYEQAAGFLRIRNAKNPLDASAVHPESYHIVEQMAKDLNCTVKDLMSKDELRKLIKLKTYVTDKVGLPTLQDIYSELGKPGRDPREQFEAFQFAEGVDKMEDLKIGMKLPGIVTNITNFGAFVDIGVHQDGLVHLSQMADQFVKHPSDVVKVHQKVEVTVTEVDINRKRIALSMKSGDKKAPQKRKRKDGAPAPKEQSMEEKLSMLKSKFGK; the protein is encoded by the coding sequence ATGGATAAGAATATTTTATTAATAGCTCAAGAGTTAAAAATCAGCGATAAGCAGGTAGCTGCTACGCTAGAATTGTTGGATGGCGGCGCGACCGTTCCTTTTATCTCTAGGTATAGGAAAGAGGTAACAGGCAGCCTCGATGAAGTTGCCGTAGCAGCCATTCGAGATAGGGCGTTGCAACTTCGGGAAATGGACAAAAGGAAGGCGACTATCCTCAAAACCATAGAAAGCCAAGGCAAGCTGACCGATGAGTTGCAAGCAAAAATAGAAAGCGCCGAAACTATGACGGAGCTGGAGGATATTTACCTTCCGTACAAGCCTAAAAGAAGAACCCGTGCTACCATAGCGAGGGAAAAAGGGCTTGAGCCATTGGCAAAGGTAATCTTTGAACAAGCGAAAAACGATCCTGCCAGTGAAGCCGAAAAATATATAAGCGAAGAAAAGGAAGTAGCAAACACCGAAGAGGCACTTGCTGGGGCAAGAGATATTATAGCCGAATGGGTAAACGAAGACCAAGAGGCGAGGAAAAAAGTGAGGCACTTGTTTGAAAAGCAAGCTGTGGTGAGCAGCAAGGTGATCCCCGGAAAAGAGGAAGAAGGGCAGAAGTACAAAGATTATTTCGACTGGTCTGAGCCTTTGCACAACATTCCTTCGCACAGACTGCTGGCTATGAGAAGAGCAGAAAGAGAATTGATTATTTCTTTTGACTGTACACCTGAGGAGGAAAGGGCACAAGAAATATTGGAAAAGCAATTTGTGACCAGCAGCAACGAAAATGGACAGCAAGTCCAGTTGGCTATAAAAGATTGCTACAAAAGATTATTGAAACCCTCTATGGAGACAGAAATCCGTTTGGCTTCGAAGCAAAAAGCGGACGTGGAGGCTATCAACGTATTTGCCGAAAACCTCCGCCAGTTGCTTATGGCAGCACCTTTGGGGGAAAAAGCAACGCTTGCCCTCGACCCAGGTTTCCGTACGGGCTGCAAAGTAGTCTGCCTCGATAAGCAAGGGAAATTGGTTCACCACGAAGCTATTTACCCCAACGAGCCACAGAAGAAAGTTGCCCAGTCGGGAGCGATCATCAAGCATTTGGTAGAGAAATTTAACATAGAAGCCATTGCCATAGGTAACGGAACGGCGAGCAGGGAAACCGAAAGCTTTGTAAAAAGCCTTGGGCTTCCTTCCAGTATCATCATTTTGATGGTAAACGAAAGTGGCGCATCTATCTATTCCGCTTCCGAAACCGCTCGTGAAGAATTCCCTGACCAAGACGTGACCGTAAGAGGCTCGGTTTCTATCGGTAGGAGATTGATGGATCCTTTGGCAGAGTTGGTAAAGATCGACCCAAAATCTATTGGCGTTGGGCAGTACCAACACGATGTGGATCAAAACGAATTGAAGAAATCGCTGGACGATGTGGTGCTTAGCTGTGTGAACGGCGTAGGTGTGGAAGTGAATACGGCAAGTAAAGAATTGCTGACCTACGTTTCGGGCGTAGGAGCTTCTATTGCCAAGAACATCGTAAAATACAGAGAGGAAAACGGTCCTTTTACTAAGAGAAGCGAGCTGAAAAAAGTAGCCCGACTTGGCGATAAAGTATATGAGCAAGCAGCTGGTTTCTTGCGCATAAGAAATGCGAAAAACCCATTGGATGCCAGTGCGGTTCACCCAGAAAGTTATCACATAGTGGAGCAGATGGCGAAAGACCTCAACTGCACAGTGAAGGATCTCATGAGCAAAGACGAGTTGAGGAAACTCATAAAGCTCAAAACATATGTGACGGACAAAGTAGGCTTGCCCACTCTCCAAGATATTTACAGCGAGCTTGGCAAACCTGGGCGAGACCCAAGGGAGCAGTTCGAAGCCTTCCAATTTGCCGAAGGTGTAGACAAAATGGAAGATTTGAAAATAGGAATGAAACTTCCGGGAATTGTCACCAACATCACCAACTTCGGAGCTTTTGTAGATATAGGAGTTCACCAAGATGGCTTGGTACACCTCAGCCAAATGGCCGACCAGTTTGTAAAGCATCCTTCCGATGTGGTGAAAGTCCACCAAAAAGTGGAAGTGACCGTAACCGAAGTAGACATCAATCGCAAAAGGATAGCCCTCAGCATGAAGTCGGGCGATAAAAAAGCTCCCCAAAAGAGAAAAAGAAAGGACGGAGCACCAGCCCCAAAAGAGCAAAGTATGGAAGAAAAACTCAGCATGCTCAAAAGCAAGTTTGGGAAGTAG
- a CDS encoding Mrp/NBP35 family ATP-binding protein, with amino-acid sequence MSFTTQDIINALSTVQEPDLKKDLVTLNMIKDVKISGNSVSFSVILTTPACPLKERIRSECTEAIHDQVDDSIEVEVLMDSDVTSIRSNANLLPEVKNIIAISSGKGGVGKSTVTSNLAMALASTGAKVGIIDADIFGPSIPTMFGTENAHPGVKQVDGKNVIIPVEQYGIKLLSIGYLSPPENAVIWRGPMASSALKQFFADTDWGALDYLLIDLPPGTSDIHLTMVQTVPVTGAVIVTTPQKVAIADAQKGIAMFRQAQINVPILGLVENMAYFTPEELPENKYYIFGKDGGKNLASRFEVPFLGEVPIVQSIREGGDKGSPVVMEEGIVSESFKDIANELARNVAIRNASGTQTQPVEVQ; translated from the coding sequence ATGTCATTTACTACACAAGACATCATCAACGCCTTATCCACTGTTCAGGAACCGGATCTGAAAAAAGATTTGGTTACCCTCAACATGATCAAGGACGTAAAAATATCTGGAAATAGCGTCAGCTTTAGCGTGATACTCACTACTCCCGCCTGCCCTCTTAAAGAACGCATCCGGTCAGAATGCACCGAAGCTATCCACGACCAAGTAGATGATTCAATCGAAGTAGAGGTACTTATGGACTCAGATGTTACTTCGATAAGAAGTAATGCAAACCTCCTTCCCGAAGTGAAGAATATCATTGCTATTTCTTCTGGTAAAGGCGGGGTTGGAAAATCTACTGTAACCTCAAACCTTGCCATGGCTTTAGCTAGCACAGGCGCAAAGGTTGGTATTATAGATGCCGATATATTTGGTCCTTCTATCCCGACCATGTTTGGAACTGAAAATGCCCACCCAGGCGTGAAGCAAGTTGACGGCAAAAATGTCATTATACCCGTTGAGCAATACGGAATAAAACTTCTTTCAATTGGCTACCTTTCCCCTCCCGAAAATGCAGTGATATGGAGAGGGCCAATGGCCAGCTCAGCCTTGAAGCAATTCTTTGCCGATACCGACTGGGGTGCGCTCGATTACCTCCTCATAGACTTGCCTCCAGGAACAAGTGATATCCACCTCACGATGGTACAGACAGTGCCCGTTACTGGTGCAGTAATTGTCACCACTCCTCAAAAAGTAGCCATTGCCGATGCACAAAAAGGAATAGCGATGTTCCGCCAAGCACAAATCAATGTTCCTATCCTCGGGCTTGTAGAAAACATGGCTTATTTTACCCCCGAAGAGCTGCCAGAAAACAAATATTATATCTTTGGAAAAGACGGTGGTAAAAACCTTGCGAGCAGATTTGAAGTTCCTTTCTTAGGAGAAGTACCAATAGTACAAAGCATTAGAGAAGGTGGTGACAAAGGAAGCCCTGTGGTGATGGAAGAAGGGATAGTTTCAGAATCGTTCAAAGATATTGCAAACGAATTAGCAAGGAACGTTGCTATTAGAAATGCCAGTGGGACACAAACTCAGCCAGTAGAAGTTCAATAA
- a CDS encoding DUF4905 domain-containing protein has protein sequence MQEKINYSTKGSIWKLLIDHGERLLWLETRNEEEMSLSYACLKLNDRKTIWKEFDLESTWWSGMIAADHGKLFISKYSNEKNPEPEAVMAINSQTGSLLWEKEKSQYELATKELVYLSKNEEGEKSYYAIKAENGDISEENSTLPNEEAKNFYDLPLRYFEGEEHFETVKIFLQKKLQVNASKVINYLEKDGKIILSYYLSENKLLSHFMLIMDKNGNTLLHEKLDKELKGIATSNFFVFENLLLFISNKTLLKGIEL, from the coding sequence GTGCAGGAAAAGATAAATTATAGTACAAAAGGGTCTATTTGGAAGCTTTTAATAGACCATGGAGAACGACTACTTTGGTTAGAAACCCGCAACGAGGAGGAAATGTCTTTGAGTTATGCCTGCCTCAAACTTAACGATCGCAAAACCATTTGGAAAGAGTTTGACCTAGAGAGTACTTGGTGGTCTGGAATGATCGCCGCCGACCATGGTAAGCTTTTTATTTCAAAATATTCTAATGAGAAAAACCCCGAGCCCGAAGCGGTAATGGCCATCAATAGCCAAACAGGCAGCTTACTTTGGGAAAAAGAAAAAAGCCAATATGAATTAGCCACAAAAGAACTGGTCTACCTTTCCAAAAATGAAGAGGGCGAGAAAAGTTATTACGCAATAAAGGCTGAAAACGGAGATATTTCAGAAGAGAACTCCACCTTGCCCAACGAAGAAGCAAAAAACTTCTACGACTTACCTCTCAGGTATTTTGAAGGAGAAGAACACTTCGAAACGGTAAAAATATTTCTGCAAAAAAAGCTTCAGGTCAATGCCAGTAAGGTAATTAACTACCTCGAAAAAGACGGTAAAATCATATTGAGCTATTATCTAAGCGAAAACAAGCTTCTTTCTCATTTCATGTTGATAATGGATAAAAATGGCAATACTCTTCTGCATGAAAAGCTCGACAAAGAATTAAAAGGCATTGCTACTTCTAATTTTTTTGTATTTGAAAACCTCTTGCTTTTTATTAGCAACAAAACCTTGTTAAAAGGAATCGAATTATAA
- a CDS encoding acyl-CoA dehydrogenase, with product MTFEFTEEQLAVRDAARDFAQTELLPGVIERDDKQEFPHAQVKMMGELGFLGMMVDPKYGGSGMDTISYVLAMEEISKIDASASVVMSVNNSLVCWGLEKYGTEAQKEKYLVPLAKGEIWGAFCLSEPEAGSDATAQQTTAEDKGDHYLINGNKNWITNGGTASVYLVLAQTDREKRHKGINCLIVEKGQEGFVVGKKEDKLGIRGSDTHSLGFTDVKVPKENRLGEDGDGFKIAMKTLNGGRIGIASQALGIASGAYELALKYSKERKAFGKPICEHQGISFKLAKMATEIEAARLLCLKAAHEKDMGLDYANASAMAKLFASQVAMDTTVEAVQVHGGYGFVKEYHVERLMRDAKITQIYEGTSEIQKLVIARHILQ from the coding sequence ATGACTTTTGAATTTACCGAAGAACAACTAGCGGTGCGGGATGCCGCCCGTGACTTTGCCCAAACAGAACTGTTGCCCGGCGTAATCGAGCGCGACGACAAACAGGAATTCCCCCACGCCCAAGTCAAGATGATGGGGGAACTTGGGTTCTTGGGAATGATGGTGGACCCAAAGTACGGTGGCAGCGGCATGGATACCATTTCCTACGTCCTCGCCATGGAAGAAATCTCTAAGATAGATGCTTCCGCTTCTGTAGTGATGTCCGTGAACAACTCGCTTGTATGCTGGGGGCTAGAAAAATACGGAACGGAAGCCCAAAAGGAAAAATACCTCGTACCACTAGCCAAGGGAGAGATCTGGGGAGCATTTTGCCTTTCCGAACCCGAAGCAGGCAGCGACGCTACCGCCCAACAGACCACAGCTGAAGACAAAGGCGACCATTACCTCATTAACGGAAATAAAAACTGGATCACAAACGGAGGAACTGCTTCTGTCTATTTGGTACTTGCCCAAACCGATCGGGAGAAAAGGCACAAGGGCATCAATTGCCTGATAGTGGAAAAAGGCCAGGAAGGATTTGTAGTTGGAAAGAAAGAAGACAAACTCGGCATTCGAGGTTCCGATACGCACTCCCTTGGTTTCACCGATGTGAAAGTACCCAAAGAAAACCGACTGGGCGAAGATGGGGACGGATTCAAAATAGCCATGAAAACCCTCAACGGCGGAAGGATAGGTATTGCCTCCCAAGCCTTGGGAATAGCCTCGGGAGCATACGAACTCGCCCTGAAATATTCGAAAGAGCGAAAAGCCTTTGGCAAGCCCATCTGCGAGCATCAAGGAATTTCCTTCAAACTAGCCAAAATGGCTACGGAAATAGAAGCGGCAAGGCTGCTCTGCCTAAAAGCAGCGCATGAAAAAGATATGGGATTAGATTATGCCAACGCCAGCGCTATGGCAAAGCTGTTCGCTTCGCAAGTGGCAATGGACACCACCGTGGAAGCCGTGCAAGTTCACGGAGGATATGGTTTTGTGAAAGAATACCATGTGGAAAGGCTGATGCGGGACGCCAAGATCACCCAGATATACGAAGGCACTTCCGAAATCCAGAAGCTAGTGATCGCAAGACATATTTTGCAGTAA
- a CDS encoding LysM peptidoglycan-binding domain-containing protein, with translation MKQLFFLLSILLGLSTFASAHASLDSMGITMINNQIFILHRVEKGETFYKLGTRYKVSAEEIQDRNGNISVLSLGTILVIPAHQGALFNPPLRLIHVHTTQAGDQLQKIADTYGMSHQRLKSLNQLQSETLSPGQAIYVEILDKKSIENKNTNYYEVKKGDTYFGIAKYHQTTLDSIFWWNGIDAKSKLSIGQKLIVGFGEKKASPVLKKYKHLESGVGQMISDRGQRSTQDFALHASLPYGTLVKVTNPSNKKAIMVKIIGKLSTRDTSKNTLLKLSKSACNKLGILTNNFPILLEYD, from the coding sequence ATGAAGCAACTGTTTTTTTTACTTTCCATACTTCTCGGACTTTCCACATTTGCAAGCGCCCATGCCTCGCTCGATTCCATGGGGATCACGATGATCAACAACCAAATCTTTATCTTGCATAGGGTAGAAAAAGGAGAAACGTTCTACAAACTTGGAACCCGATACAAGGTAAGCGCAGAAGAAATTCAAGATAGAAATGGGAACATCAGCGTACTGAGCCTAGGCACTATTTTGGTCATTCCCGCCCATCAAGGCGCTCTTTTCAATCCTCCCCTCAGACTTATCCATGTTCATACTACCCAAGCAGGAGACCAACTCCAGAAAATTGCCGATACCTACGGAATGAGCCATCAAAGGCTAAAATCTCTCAACCAACTACAAAGCGAGACACTTTCTCCTGGACAAGCCATTTATGTGGAAATATTAGACAAAAAAAGCATCGAAAATAAAAATACGAACTACTACGAAGTAAAAAAAGGGGATACCTATTTTGGGATAGCAAAGTACCACCAAACTACCTTGGACAGTATTTTTTGGTGGAACGGGATCGATGCAAAGAGCAAACTTTCCATTGGGCAAAAGCTCATAGTAGGTTTTGGAGAAAAAAAAGCAAGTCCTGTGTTGAAGAAATATAAGCACCTAGAATCAGGTGTGGGACAAATGATTTCCGACCGAGGGCAGCGATCTACCCAAGACTTTGCCCTGCATGCCTCCCTGCCCTACGGCACGCTGGTAAAAGTGACCAACCCTAGCAACAAAAAGGCTATCATGGTGAAAATAATAGGAAAACTTTCTACCCGAGATACCTCTAAAAACACCTTGCTCAAGCTCTCTAAATCGGCATGCAACAAACTCGGTATCCTTACCAACAATTTCCCTATCCTCCTCGAATACGATTAA